A section of the Ignavibacteriota bacterium genome encodes:
- a CDS encoding VWA domain-containing protein, translating into MSAFRMLYFVVLCVSVVTGSAAQPVLNFKRINILWPTIELHFAVSCNGTPQFPLDPANYRVREEGVDITKFTVTCPDLNTPCPASIAVAFDASSSMVGAWNTGAKEAGHGFVRALTPGTDQCAVFWYSGTVTMAQGMTSDTTLLHTAIDGLPASGGAAVWDGIYNAVQHTIAAGANPCSAVIVLCDGGDNASTHDLYDSQDLAIRNRLRIFTIGLGTTAPSAALQSAATSTGGRYYQAQSAAEVPAFLSEILDLVRHGWTDCMLSYQAVCKDGTTRRVELSVLGVCNGEVMVGRSYKAAHDTSSFTSVNIGLDSIDAMGGSTVTLPLRLLAPLQGGTTLQPAVCALEVDTTVATFIGIQTPPGSLLAGVPTQWSRIGNTLYIETLGKTEFSGPTTTDTLALLTFVLKDITATDTVRLTLNLHDWHFTSGCLRPMLQSGLITIARRKPELRCEPMYVPPLKWDAAAGRYSPEPQFFSGAISNSGSREAINAFMTIGFDTRDLVLVQPTTTTQQLTPKDVPLRSTAQATWEVAVRPRLKGDTIGICYTTTFNNHLPFLCCYKVWIPAAQPRVNPAGPVFVCAGDSVLLQGAQGFASIHWSTGDTTPTLRVRSVGMFWYRVTDWYGNTGYSDTVQVLYRAPVIPVLELAGALTLCEGSVVPLRTVGKYVSYVWSNGARDSVAMISQPGSYYVTVVDSNGCVGRSDALHITTAAGPRISVGGTANVCSNTEAVYSMPRRLRTRYAWSVFGGEVLTGQGSDSVRVRWGKNGDGLVIGALSDSVAGCTAFDTLRVRITRPSHPQIRVQPSTTICEGDSVLLETEEGYAAYLWSDGSRTRSITVRKEGLYAVTVSDVSGCSALSDSVVVRVEQRPLPVIAGPQRACRSAETQYGVHGNAGASVRWDIRGGLIVRGAFDTVVVIRWTATDTAHVGVDVTQGLCTGSATLPVLLGSSIIPVITVHGSSTLCAGDTAVLDAGDGYTVYRWSTGAQTRSIAVTEAGTYTVSVESTGGCSGSSNPVVVQVLPRPPVPLITRSGDRLSTREGAARYQWYHNNTPIAGSTTYTHQAVATGVYHVAVTDSNGCSSASATFDVGTLGVVEIEGATDFDVYPEPSRGEFTITFPHPFVQPLTLTLRDILGRIVHTATLDPGATGRTHTVRLGNPVVGVYYLEARSGQAVRLRMVRVVE; encoded by the coding sequence ATGTCTGCTTTTCGGATGTTGTATTTCGTGGTGCTGTGTGTGAGTGTGGTGACGGGATCGGCGGCGCAGCCGGTACTGAACTTCAAACGGATCAACATTCTCTGGCCGACGATAGAGCTGCATTTTGCAGTGTCGTGTAATGGCACACCTCAGTTTCCTCTCGATCCGGCCAACTACCGCGTGCGTGAAGAGGGTGTCGACATCACGAAGTTCACGGTGACATGCCCGGATCTGAACACACCGTGCCCGGCCTCCATCGCGGTGGCCTTTGATGCAAGTTCCTCGATGGTGGGAGCATGGAATACCGGTGCCAAAGAGGCGGGGCACGGATTTGTTCGCGCCCTCACTCCCGGCACCGATCAGTGCGCCGTGTTCTGGTATTCAGGCACCGTAACCATGGCGCAGGGCATGACCTCCGACACCACCCTCCTACACACCGCCATAGACGGACTCCCGGCCTCTGGAGGAGCAGCGGTATGGGACGGCATATACAACGCGGTACAGCACACCATCGCTGCAGGCGCTAATCCCTGCAGCGCGGTGATAGTGCTCTGTGACGGCGGCGACAACGCGAGCACCCACGATTTGTATGACTCGCAAGACCTGGCCATAAGAAATAGATTACGAATATTCACTATCGGATTAGGTACGACGGCTCCATCCGCAGCCTTGCAAAGTGCAGCAACGTCTACTGGCGGCCGCTATTACCAGGCACAATCCGCGGCTGAAGTCCCGGCCTTTCTTTCGGAGATTCTCGATCTGGTCCGACATGGCTGGACGGACTGTATGCTCTCGTACCAGGCCGTGTGTAAAGACGGCACGACGCGCAGAGTGGAATTATCAGTACTCGGGGTATGTAATGGGGAGGTCATGGTAGGCCGGTCTTACAAGGCCGCGCACGATACTTCGAGCTTTACATCGGTGAATATCGGCCTCGACAGTATCGACGCGATGGGTGGCTCGACTGTGACGCTTCCGTTGCGCCTTCTTGCACCGCTGCAGGGCGGTACGACCTTGCAGCCTGCCGTCTGTGCGCTCGAGGTCGACACCACTGTGGCAACCTTCATCGGTATACAAACTCCCCCCGGTTCACTGCTCGCCGGAGTGCCGACACAATGGTCGCGGATCGGAAACACACTCTACATCGAAACTTTGGGAAAAACAGAATTCTCCGGCCCGACAACGACAGATACGCTGGCCCTGCTGACCTTTGTCCTCAAGGATATCACCGCGACGGATACGGTACGTCTGACGTTGAACCTTCACGATTGGCACTTCACGAGCGGCTGCCTGCGGCCGATGCTGCAGAGCGGATTGATAACCATCGCCCGGCGCAAACCGGAATTGCGGTGTGAGCCCATGTATGTGCCTCCATTGAAATGGGACGCTGCCGCGGGCCGATACAGTCCCGAACCCCAGTTTTTCTCCGGCGCCATTTCCAACTCCGGAAGCCGCGAGGCCATCAACGCGTTTATGACCATCGGTTTCGATACACGTGATCTTGTGCTCGTGCAGCCGACGACAACCACCCAGCAGCTCACGCCGAAGGATGTGCCGCTCCGATCCACAGCGCAGGCGACGTGGGAAGTCGCTGTACGTCCGCGTCTCAAGGGCGACACGATCGGTATCTGCTACACCACGACATTCAACAATCATCTGCCGTTTCTCTGTTGTTACAAAGTCTGGATCCCCGCCGCACAACCACGGGTGAATCCTGCCGGACCTGTGTTCGTCTGCGCGGGCGACAGTGTGTTGCTGCAGGGCGCGCAGGGTTTTGCATCCATACACTGGTCCACCGGCGACACCACACCCACGCTGCGTGTACGAAGCGTGGGCATGTTCTGGTATCGCGTGACGGACTGGTATGGAAACACGGGCTATTCCGATACGGTGCAGGTGTTGTACCGCGCGCCGGTGATACCTGTGCTGGAACTTGCAGGCGCACTGACCCTGTGCGAGGGCTCCGTGGTGCCACTCCGCACAGTGGGGAAATACGTGTCATATGTCTGGTCCAACGGCGCGCGCGATTCCGTGGCCATGATTTCACAGCCCGGATCGTATTATGTGACTGTGGTGGACAGCAACGGCTGTGTCGGTCGATCGGACGCACTTCATATAACAACAGCCGCGGGCCCCCGGATTTCCGTCGGCGGTACGGCGAATGTCTGTTCGAATACCGAGGCCGTCTACTCCATGCCGCGCCGGTTGCGAACACGATATGCGTGGTCCGTCTTTGGTGGCGAGGTGCTTACAGGGCAGGGCAGTGACAGCGTGCGTGTGCGCTGGGGAAAGAATGGAGACGGGCTGGTCATCGGCGCTTTGAGCGACAGTGTTGCCGGATGTACGGCGTTCGATACCCTGCGTGTCCGGATAACGCGGCCTTCCCACCCGCAGATCCGTGTGCAGCCCTCCACCACAATCTGTGAAGGGGATTCGGTACTGCTTGAGACGGAGGAGGGATATGCCGCCTACCTGTGGTCCGACGGCAGCCGTACACGCAGCATCACCGTGCGGAAGGAGGGGCTCTATGCCGTGACAGTATCGGATGTTTCTGGTTGCAGCGCCCTGTCGGATTCGGTAGTGGTCCGGGTGGAGCAGCGTCCTCTGCCGGTGATAGCAGGTCCTCAGCGGGCCTGCAGGAGCGCTGAAACACAGTACGGCGTGCACGGAAACGCGGGTGCATCCGTACGATGGGACATACGCGGCGGCCTCATCGTGCGCGGGGCGTTCGATACGGTGGTGGTAATTCGATGGACCGCCACCGACACTGCACATGTGGGCGTCGATGTGACGCAGGGGCTCTGCACCGGCAGTGCCACACTGCCTGTACTGCTCGGGTCCAGCATCATTCCCGTGATCACCGTACACGGCTCGAGCACCCTGTGTGCGGGTGACACCGCCGTGCTGGATGCGGGTGACGGGTATACCGTGTACCGCTGGTCCACCGGTGCGCAGACACGCAGCATCGCGGTGACAGAGGCGGGAACCTACACCGTGAGCGTGGAAAGTACCGGCGGCTGCAGCGGGAGTTCCAATCCCGTAGTGGTACAGGTGCTGCCACGTCCTCCCGTGCCGCTCATCACACGCAGCGGCGATCGATTGAGCACACGCGAGGGGGCCGCGCGATACCAGTGGTATCACAACAACACGCCCATAGCGGGCTCCACAACGTACACACATCAGGCCGTCGCCACGGGTGTGTATCATGTGGCCGTCACCGACAGCAACGGGTGCAGCAGCGCTTCGGCGACATTTGATGTGGGCACGCTGGGAGTAGTCGAAATTGAGGGCGCGACGGACTTCGACGTGTACCCCGAACCCAGCCGTGGTGAATTCACCATCACATTCCCGCATCCGTTCGTACAACCGCTCACACTCACCCTGCGCGACATACTCGGCCGTATTGTACACACAGCCACGCTGGATCCAGGCGCCACCGGCCGCACACACACAGTTCGCCTCGGCAATCCCGTCGTCGGCGTGTATTACTTAGAAGCGCGGTCGGGACAGGCCGTACGGTTGCGGATGGTGCGGGTGGTCGAGTAG
- a CDS encoding alpha/beta hydrolase, producing the protein MWTILSAALFVLSVSACDILEPGLPGDLVPKTVDEDSSLPSIAVNGTLLHAESFGNPRDPMIVVLHGGPGGDYRAMLNCTTFVDDGFYVVLYDQRGCGLSRRHDKSLYAKSGPTLFIDDLAGVISHYRSPGQKVILLGKSWGAMLATAYVNEHPGDISGVIMMEPGGFTWDDTKEYIRRWRSFDPLDESANDAAFVDQVITSSDHARLDYKAAIQGAAEYAPGNALGIAGPYPFWRMGAACAMGADEYVRTHSFDFTTQLAAYTRPVLFVYSEYNRVYGKTHAERVSSAYPNVQLAEIHGSGHDISTSGWESFYPIAKSYLSTIR; encoded by the coding sequence ATGTGGACAATCCTTTCCGCGGCCCTGTTTGTCCTGTCCGTCAGCGCCTGCGACATCCTCGAACCCGGACTGCCGGGAGATCTGGTTCCGAAAACAGTGGACGAAGACTCTTCCCTACCGTCCATCGCGGTCAATGGCACCCTTCTTCATGCGGAAAGTTTCGGCAATCCGCGTGATCCCATGATCGTTGTGCTGCATGGAGGTCCGGGAGGCGACTACCGCGCGATGTTGAACTGTACAACGTTTGTGGACGACGGTTTTTATGTTGTATTGTATGATCAGCGCGGCTGCGGACTCTCCCGCAGACACGACAAGTCCCTGTACGCCAAGTCCGGTCCCACACTCTTTATTGACGATTTGGCCGGCGTCATCAGCCATTATCGCTCGCCCGGACAGAAAGTAATTCTCCTCGGGAAGTCGTGGGGCGCCATGCTCGCGACGGCCTACGTCAATGAACATCCGGGCGACATCAGCGGCGTGATCATGATGGAACCGGGCGGCTTCACCTGGGACGACACGAAGGAATACATCCGCCGCTGGCGCAGTTTCGATCCGCTCGACGAAAGCGCCAACGATGCGGCCTTTGTTGATCAGGTGATCACCTCGAGTGATCACGCCCGACTCGATTACAAGGCCGCGATACAGGGTGCTGCCGAGTATGCGCCGGGGAATGCGCTGGGTATTGCGGGTCCCTATCCCTTCTGGCGCATGGGCGCCGCCTGCGCCATGGGTGCTGACGAGTACGTGCGGACACATTCATTCGACTTCACCACACAACTCGCCGCCTACACCCGTCCGGTGCTGTTTGTGTACAGCGAATACAACCGCGTCTATGGCAAAACACACGCCGAGCGTGTGTCCTCGGCCTATCCGAACGTGCAGCTCGCAGAGATACACGGCTCGGGTCACGACATATCAACATCAGGATGGGAATCGTTCTATCCCATCGCCAAGTCCTATCTCTCCACAATTCGATAA
- a CDS encoding PAS domain S-box protein: MLLVLLCVLPGAAAAQDLLRMQKLFEFTRKSVDAGLSQSDVTSVVQDRIGFMWIGTRAGLNKFDGYRFTQYLHRPGNPRSLSDNTVNTLLVDRAGVLWIGTMDGLNRFDARTEQFIHYRHDAKNPRSISHNEVLSLCEDASGTLWVGTADGLNKLDRRTATFTRLFHPLLDPAQPLMRRVSALAAYPGKDANKVLVGTWGSGLYIYNTGTGRFSRCLGEDGTPSAQSREWVNHITVSIDGRIWVTDGMLHQFLPDREQLRRVLAVSSTPFADIFSVAALSSGEIVVGCRPGGLIVLDTLLQTSATYIHDPLSERSLPRGNINTMFLSTSGMLWIGSTSGVALTNTRREDFFPFFPRGQNPRGLHEGSLAAAVPTRSGKVWIGYQQGGLTCVDEVRQQVTHIQAARNGRGGLSNNYIAAIYEDTRERLWICTWGSGVDMRDPVSGRFRNLRWNANDPHSLCDDFVESICVTRENELWVGTVGGLSVLHLDSLDRGRFTRYLHSPADTTSLSAPRVSAIMQDSKGHVWIGTSDGGLNLFDRKTRTFRRFRHDPYDPHSIGANRILSMFEDSNGRLWIGTWGGGLDMYDAARDRFTHLTEDDGLPSCRISGIAEDAQGTIWLSTNVGLSTFDPVTRHVRNYEPRDGLAGASSALNALRLCPRTGRMYRTSYGGLTVFHPDSIGTNSFLPPVALTSVSWFTLAQDEPERISRRGVGLLKELEVTHNDVALTFEFAALEYFTPERNTYRYMLEGFDDRWTQLGTRRDISFTNLDPGEYRLRVQASNSDGVWNRDGITLRIIVLPPWWKTRWAYAAYGVLLMLLIFATAQMQRKRVIRAERLQASARERDLRIQAAEARSRALAADNERKETELRKSEELRTAYAALQNAHADLAAAQQRLSAVVSAAPIVLFAMDAEGVFTISDGLGLRQLGVAPGESVGRSVFDVYQQSPPVLEFSRRALAGEEFTSVVDLGPVVFEVRAKPLHDASGAFIGTIGVATDVTERARAQEEIVKLSQAVEQSPAIVLITDTHGRIEYVNPKFTHVTGYTLDEIRGKTPRILKSGAQSDEEYARLWKAISSGTEWKGELHNKRKDGSSYWASAFISPLLSADGKLTHYIGIQEDITERKRTEEALAKRTGELETIDRIVKVVNREFELVPLIRALLEQGMKLLPTAQAAGAFIYDESLDGFRWVAAVGYEITVEMSSALTPDEITERFTQATEIEAGVFILRRTESLLGDDTLPALPWAHCMLIMAVDWDATRSGNDGYLVFDNLRDPDAFTPDDARKLNRFREHAISALAKASSLQALTMKNQEILRTQQQLHLQQKMAALGQLTAGVAHEIRNPLNFIVNFASLGTELVEEYKDTETRGEDVTGMIDEIALIIQKIHEHGKRANGIVSDMLQYARGQVGRLEHAQVHDVIEKAIELAGPGGAEGGGTQDVSIVRQFTPDLVSMNLFVENMTRALLNLIGNALYAVRQRARSGSAEPGYVPEICLTTTNIPDGIEIRIRDNGPGIPKETLASIFDPFFTTKPTGEGTGLGLTITYDIIVKDHGGTLTVDSTPGVGTEFIIALPLKKS; the protein is encoded by the coding sequence ATGTTGCTCGTGCTGCTGTGTGTGCTGCCCGGCGCCGCGGCTGCACAGGATCTGCTGCGCATGCAGAAACTGTTCGAGTTCACGCGGAAATCGGTGGACGCGGGATTGTCGCAATCGGATGTCACGTCTGTCGTGCAGGATCGTATCGGCTTCATGTGGATCGGCACGAGGGCCGGCCTGAACAAATTCGACGGGTACCGCTTCACGCAGTATCTGCATCGGCCGGGCAATCCGCGCAGTCTCAGCGACAACACGGTCAACACACTGCTGGTGGATCGCGCGGGTGTGTTGTGGATCGGGACCATGGACGGACTCAACCGTTTCGATGCGCGGACGGAACAATTCATCCATTACCGGCACGACGCAAAAAATCCGCGCAGCATCAGCCACAACGAGGTGCTCTCATTGTGCGAGGATGCATCCGGCACACTCTGGGTCGGCACGGCGGACGGACTGAACAAGCTCGATCGTCGCACCGCAACGTTCACACGTCTTTTCCATCCACTTCTCGACCCCGCGCAGCCGTTGATGCGGCGCGTCAGCGCCCTCGCGGCGTATCCGGGCAAGGATGCCAACAAAGTGCTCGTCGGCACCTGGGGATCGGGGCTCTATATTTACAACACGGGCACCGGACGCTTCTCGCGCTGCCTCGGCGAAGATGGTACTCCCAGCGCACAAAGCAGGGAATGGGTCAACCACATCACCGTCTCGATCGACGGACGGATCTGGGTCACCGACGGGATGTTGCATCAATTTCTCCCCGACCGCGAACAGCTCCGCCGTGTGCTTGCCGTATCGTCCACGCCGTTCGCGGATATATTCAGCGTGGCCGCGCTGTCATCGGGAGAAATCGTGGTCGGGTGTCGACCGGGCGGTCTGATAGTGCTCGATACACTCCTGCAGACCAGCGCGACGTATATCCACGACCCGCTCTCCGAACGAAGTCTCCCCAGGGGGAACATCAACACGATGTTCCTCAGCACGTCGGGCATGCTCTGGATCGGATCCACCAGCGGCGTCGCGCTGACAAACACGCGGCGCGAGGACTTCTTCCCCTTCTTCCCGCGAGGTCAGAATCCGCGCGGCTTGCACGAGGGCTCGCTCGCTGCCGCGGTGCCCACGCGCTCAGGCAAGGTGTGGATCGGGTATCAGCAGGGTGGACTCACCTGCGTCGACGAGGTCAGGCAGCAGGTGACACACATCCAGGCAGCGCGGAACGGACGCGGAGGTTTATCGAACAACTATATCGCGGCGATCTACGAGGACACGCGAGAACGGCTCTGGATCTGCACCTGGGGCAGCGGTGTCGACATGCGCGATCCGGTGAGCGGCCGCTTCCGCAACCTGCGCTGGAACGCGAATGATCCCCACAGCTTGTGCGACGATTTTGTGGAATCCATCTGTGTGACACGCGAGAATGAACTGTGGGTCGGCACCGTCGGCGGCCTGTCCGTCCTGCATCTCGACAGTCTCGATCGAGGACGATTCACCCGCTACCTGCACTCCCCCGCCGACACCACAAGTCTCAGCGCCCCGCGTGTCAGCGCCATCATGCAGGACAGCAAGGGACACGTGTGGATCGGTACTTCCGATGGCGGCTTGAATCTTTTCGACAGAAAAACACGCACGTTCCGCCGCTTCCGACACGACCCCTACGATCCGCATTCGATCGGCGCGAATCGTATCCTCTCGATGTTCGAGGACAGCAACGGCCGATTGTGGATCGGCACCTGGGGAGGCGGACTCGACATGTACGATGCCGCGCGCGACCGTTTCACCCATCTCACAGAGGATGACGGACTGCCGAGCTGCAGGATTTCCGGCATAGCCGAGGACGCACAGGGAACGATCTGGCTCAGCACCAACGTCGGGCTTTCGACCTTCGATCCGGTGACACGGCACGTCAGGAATTATGAACCGCGGGACGGACTGGCGGGCGCATCGTCGGCGTTAAACGCCCTGCGCCTCTGTCCGCGCACGGGCAGGATGTACCGCACGAGTTACGGCGGCCTGACGGTGTTCCACCCCGACAGCATCGGGACAAACAGTTTCCTGCCGCCCGTGGCGCTCACATCCGTAAGCTGGTTCACACTGGCGCAGGATGAGCCGGAGCGGATATCCCGCCGCGGCGTGGGGCTGTTGAAGGAGCTGGAGGTCACACACAACGATGTCGCCCTCACGTTCGAATTTGCGGCGCTCGAATATTTTACACCCGAGCGGAACACATACAGATACATGCTCGAGGGTTTCGACGACCGGTGGACACAGCTCGGAACACGGCGCGACATCTCCTTCACCAATCTCGATCCGGGGGAATACCGTCTGCGTGTGCAGGCATCAAATTCCGACGGTGTATGGAATCGCGACGGCATCACGCTGCGTATCATCGTGCTGCCTCCGTGGTGGAAGACGCGCTGGGCATATGCGGCGTACGGCGTGCTTCTGATGCTCTTGATTTTCGCCACCGCACAGATGCAGCGGAAACGTGTGATCCGCGCTGAGCGCCTGCAGGCGTCGGCGCGCGAACGTGACTTGCGCATACAGGCGGCGGAGGCGCGGTCGCGCGCACTTGCGGCCGACAATGAACGCAAGGAGACGGAACTGCGGAAGTCGGAGGAATTACGCACGGCCTACGCCGCGCTGCAGAACGCACACGCGGATCTTGCCGCGGCCCAGCAGCGCCTCTCGGCCGTGGTGTCGGCCGCGCCCATCGTGCTCTTCGCCATGGATGCCGAGGGTGTGTTCACCATTTCGGACGGACTCGGACTGCGGCAGCTCGGCGTCGCACCCGGTGAGTCAGTCGGTCGATCCGTGTTTGACGTCTATCAGCAGAGTCCGCCCGTCCTCGAATTCTCGCGCCGTGCGCTCGCGGGCGAAGAGTTCACCTCGGTGGTGGATCTTGGTCCCGTGGTCTTCGAAGTGCGCGCCAAGCCGCTGCACGATGCGTCGGGCGCTTTTATCGGCACCATCGGTGTTGCGACCGATGTGACGGAACGCGCGCGTGCGCAGGAAGAGATCGTGAAGCTGTCGCAGGCGGTGGAACAGAGTCCGGCCATCGTGCTCATCACGGACACGCACGGCCGTATCGAATACGTCAACCCGAAGTTCACACACGTGACGGGATATACTCTCGACGAGATCCGCGGGAAGACGCCGCGTATTCTGAAGTCGGGCGCGCAGTCCGACGAGGAATACGCGCGGCTGTGGAAGGCGATCAGCAGCGGGACGGAGTGGAAAGGCGAACTGCACAACAAACGCAAGGACGGCAGCTCGTACTGGGCGTCGGCCTTCATCAGTCCGCTGTTGTCCGCGGATGGAAAACTCACGCATTACATCGGGATTCAAGAAGACATCACCGAGAGGAAACGCACCGAGGAAGCACTCGCGAAGCGGACCGGGGAACTCGAAACCATCGACAGGATTGTGAAGGTCGTGAACCGGGAGTTCGAACTCGTCCCCCTGATCCGCGCACTGCTCGAACAGGGTATGAAGCTGCTGCCAACAGCACAGGCAGCGGGGGCTTTCATTTACGACGAATCGCTTGACGGTTTCCGCTGGGTGGCCGCTGTGGGGTATGAGATAACGGTGGAGATGAGTTCCGCATTGACGCCGGATGAGATCACCGAACGGTTCACACAAGCAACGGAAATCGAGGCGGGCGTGTTTATACTCCGCCGCACGGAATCGCTGCTGGGCGACGACACACTGCCGGCGCTCCCATGGGCACACTGCATGTTGATCATGGCGGTGGACTGGGACGCGACACGCAGCGGAAACGACGGGTATCTCGTCTTCGACAATCTCCGAGATCCCGACGCGTTTACACCGGACGACGCGCGAAAGCTGAATCGTTTCCGCGAGCACGCGATCTCGGCGCTTGCGAAGGCCAGCTCGCTGCAGGCGCTGACGATGAAGAATCAGGAGATATTGCGCACGCAGCAACAGCTCCATCTGCAGCAAAAGATGGCGGCTCTCGGGCAGCTCACCGCGGGTGTCGCGCACGAGATCCGCAATCCCCTGAATTTTATTGTGAACTTCGCCTCGCTCGGAACGGAACTCGTGGAGGAGTACAAGGACACCGAGACACGCGGCGAGGATGTCACAGGAATGATCGACGAGATTGCGCTGATCATCCAGAAGATACACGAGCACGGAAAACGCGCGAACGGCATCGTGTCGGACATGCTCCAGTATGCGCGCGGACAGGTGGGACGCCTCGAGCACGCGCAGGTGCACGATGTGATCGAGAAGGCGATCGAGCTGGCCGGTCCGGGCGGCGCCGAGGGCGGCGGCACGCAGGACGTGTCCATCGTCCGGCAGTTCACACCCGATCTTGTATCGATGAATCTGTTTGTCGAGAACATGACACGCGCTCTCCTGAATCTTATCGGCAACGCGCTGTATGCCGTGCGTCAGCGCGCGCGATCGGGGTCGGCCGAACCGGGATACGTCCCCGAAATATGCCTGACGACGACAAACATTCCCGACGGCATCGAGATACGCATCCGCGACAACGGACCCGGCATCCCGAAAGAGACACTCGCAAGTATCTTCGATCCGTTCTTCACCACCAAACCCACCGGTGAAGGCACCGGGCTCGGTCTCACCATCACCTACGACATCATCGTCAAGGACCACGGCGGCACACTCACTGTCGACAGCACACCCGGTGTGGGCACGGAGTTCATCATTGCCCTGCCGTTGAAAAAATCGTGA
- a CDS encoding helix-turn-helix transcriptional regulator: MSLLFVAGIGVAVFIEFLLLSKKRKSSSDVILTVWMVLIILHLFLFTLFFTGDHLRVPFLLGIEHPLPLLHGVFLYYYVASVTEQLPKRRTTLLLHLLPALLMYGYLVSFFSLPDEEKIAVYRNKGAGYEVFGAIKLYTIAVSGIVYVVVSSVLLRRHRRNVRDSFSDLAQVELQWLRVLTIGLGGIWLLILLFRSEILIFSGVVTFIFLIGFFGVRQGNIFSHGRLDAAPGPEPDVADEETAMLPLQGDVTAEQPKKYSKSGLGDEAAAALHTALIRLMVEKQRFKQPDLTIDDLAAELDAPPNHLSQVINQMEAKNFYDFVNAYRVAAFKHLIEVGKNRQFTLLSLAFDCGFSSKSSFNRCFKKETGQTPSQFAASFSEGVEEAV; encoded by the coding sequence ATGAGTCTGCTTTTTGTAGCCGGAATCGGCGTCGCCGTCTTTATCGAATTTCTGCTCCTGAGCAAGAAGAGGAAGTCGTCGTCGGACGTTATACTGACTGTGTGGATGGTTCTCATCATCCTGCATCTGTTTCTCTTCACGCTGTTCTTTACCGGCGATCATCTGCGTGTGCCCTTCCTGCTCGGCATCGAACATCCGCTGCCACTGCTGCACGGTGTGTTCCTTTACTACTACGTCGCCTCCGTCACGGAACAACTGCCGAAACGCCGCACCACACTGCTGCTGCACCTGCTGCCCGCGCTGTTGATGTATGGGTATCTCGTGTCCTTTTTTTCCCTGCCGGACGAGGAAAAAATCGCGGTGTACAGGAACAAGGGCGCTGGCTACGAAGTGTTCGGCGCAATCAAGCTCTACACCATCGCTGTCTCCGGAATCGTGTACGTCGTGGTGTCGAGTGTGCTGCTTCGAAGACACAGGCGAAATGTGCGTGACAGCTTCTCCGATCTTGCGCAGGTGGAGCTGCAGTGGTTGCGGGTACTGACCATCGGATTGGGAGGAATCTGGCTGTTGATCCTGCTCTTTCGCAGCGAGATACTGATTTTCTCGGGCGTTGTGACCTTCATTTTCCTGATAGGATTTTTTGGTGTACGACAGGGCAACATCTTTTCGCACGGTCGCCTCGACGCCGCTCCTGGTCCGGAACCGGATGTTGCTGATGAGGAAACAGCCATGCTGCCGCTTCAAGGGGACGTGACAGCGGAGCAGCCGAAAAAATACTCGAAGTCGGGACTCGGTGACGAGGCCGCGGCCGCGCTGCACACGGCCCTGATCCGTCTCATGGTCGAGAAGCAGCGCTTCAAACAGCCCGATCTGACTATCGACGATCTTGCCGCCGAGCTGGACGCGCCACCGAATCACCTCTCGCAGGTGATAAATCAGATGGAAGCGAAAAACTTCTACGATTTTGTGAACGCGTACCGGGTCGCGGCATTTAAACACCTGATCGAGGTGGGAAAGAACCGGCAATTCACCCTGCTCTCCCTCGCTTTCGACTGCGGATTCAGTTCAAAATCATCCTTTAATCGCTGTTTCAAGAAGGAAACGGGTCAGACACCCTCGCAGTTTGCCGCGTCGTTTTCCGAGGGTGTCGAAGAGGCCGTGTAG
- a CDS encoding dihydrofolate reductase, whose protein sequence is MSRLVVRSFAISIDGYGAGHSQDRAHPLGVRGQEMMHWFFPTRTFRAMFGNADGETGVDDGIAAQGFEGIGASIMGRNMFGPVRGPWPDESWKGWWGDDPPYHTPVFVLTHHARAPITMAGGTVFHFVTGGIHEALEQAKDAAGGKDVRLGGGVATLRQYLHAGLVDDMHLALSPALLGAGEHLFTGLDLHTLSYTCDRSIAGERATHLFFSRREQGGEAR, encoded by the coding sequence ATGTCACGACTTGTTGTCAGAAGTTTTGCAATCTCCATCGACGGCTACGGCGCCGGTCACTCGCAGGACCGCGCGCATCCCCTGGGTGTGCGGGGCCAGGAGATGATGCACTGGTTCTTTCCCACGCGCACCTTCCGGGCAATGTTCGGCAACGCTGACGGTGAGACGGGCGTCGATGACGGCATCGCCGCGCAGGGCTTCGAGGGCATCGGTGCGTCGATTATGGGACGCAACATGTTCGGTCCCGTCCGCGGTCCCTGGCCCGATGAGAGCTGGAAGGGCTGGTGGGGAGACGATCCGCCGTACCACACGCCCGTGTTTGTGCTGACCCACCACGCCCGCGCGCCGATCACCATGGCCGGTGGCACGGTATTTCACTTCGTCACCGGCGGCATTCACGAGGCGTTGGAACAGGCGAAGGACGCCGCGGGCGGCAAGGATGTGCGCCTCGGCGGCGGTGTCGCCACGCTGCGCCAGTATCTGCACGCCGGCCTGGTGGACGACATGCACCTCGCCTTGAGCCCCGCCCTGCTCGGCGCGGGCGAACACCTCTTCACCGGACTCGACCTCCACACCCTCAGCTACACCTGCGACCGCAGCATCGCCGGCGAACGCGCCACGCATCTGTTCTTTTCACGACGCGAGCAGGGAGGCGAAGCGAGGTGA